A portion of the Streptomyces platensis genome contains these proteins:
- a CDS encoding M4 family metallopeptidase: MRRPHIRRHRLAIAVAVTTAATLTAGVAGSASATPPASPVAASSATPALQKVVDAARNASYAHASATGVSKKDTLKATDTLVDPDGRQHVRFVRTHRGMPVLGGDLVVHLTAKSAYEGVTRAYRHQVDMTGTDPKLSAGEARTKAATVGKGQAGDAELVVDARNGRTTLAYQVQVTDSRSAESGGARTVVLDAATGAVLSNVQADDSFLSPALQRKLRARGERLNPSTGLATPAPTAAGQTATSAGFPAAAKGTGASFFVGSVPLSTTQTAKKSFTLKDSTRGNTETRDAGDKELEKFADGKAFTSTTNRWGNGTTSNRATAAVDAQYGVASTLDFYKKTFGRKGIKNDGRGARALVHFGKKVGNAFWSPNCGCMLYGDGDGRTFAKPLVVLDVTGHELSHGVVDATANLQPTRVDIEGNQFGEPGSLNESLADIFGSAVEFATNNPKNPPNYLMGEKLGLDQKFLRRLDKPSLDKLEGTVDYWSKASYDTEVHAGSGVSSHAYYLLAEGSGKKTIGGVAYNSPTVDGSKVTGIGRTKATAIFYRALTRYMVSTTDFHDARTATLRAAKDMYGAKSTEYKTVDKAWAAVNVKASNKPSGKH; encoded by the coding sequence GTGCGTAGACCCCACATACGCAGACACCGCCTGGCCATCGCGGTCGCCGTCACGACGGCCGCCACCCTGACAGCGGGTGTGGCGGGCAGTGCCTCCGCGACCCCGCCGGCCTCGCCGGTTGCTGCTTCCTCCGCAACTCCCGCTCTCCAGAAGGTCGTTGACGCGGCACGCAACGCCTCCTACGCGCACGCCTCGGCCACCGGAGTCAGCAAGAAGGACACTCTCAAGGCCACCGACACGCTCGTCGACCCGGACGGCCGGCAGCATGTCCGCTTCGTCCGGACCCACCGCGGGATGCCGGTGCTCGGCGGTGACCTCGTCGTCCACCTGACGGCCAAGTCGGCGTACGAGGGCGTGACCCGGGCCTACCGTCATCAGGTCGACATGACCGGCACGGACCCGAAGCTGTCGGCCGGCGAGGCGCGGACGAAGGCCGCCACCGTGGGCAAGGGCCAGGCCGGCGACGCCGAACTGGTCGTGGACGCCCGCAACGGCCGGACGACGCTGGCCTATCAGGTGCAGGTGACCGACAGCCGCAGCGCCGAGTCCGGTGGCGCCCGTACGGTCGTCCTCGACGCGGCGACCGGTGCGGTGCTCAGCAACGTGCAGGCCGACGACTCGTTCCTGTCGCCCGCCCTCCAGCGCAAGCTGCGCGCGCGGGGCGAGCGGCTGAACCCCTCGACCGGGCTGGCCACCCCCGCCCCGACCGCCGCGGGTCAGACGGCGACGTCCGCCGGATTCCCGGCCGCCGCCAAGGGCACCGGCGCGTCCTTCTTCGTCGGCAGTGTGCCGCTGTCCACGACCCAGACCGCGAAGAAGTCCTTCACCCTGAAGGACTCCACCCGCGGCAACACCGAGACCCGGGACGCCGGCGACAAGGAACTGGAGAAGTTCGCCGACGGCAAGGCGTTCACCAGCACCACCAACCGCTGGGGCAACGGCACCACGAGCAACCGGGCCACCGCCGCCGTCGACGCCCAGTACGGCGTCGCCAGCACCCTGGACTTCTACAAGAAGACCTTCGGCCGCAAGGGCATCAAGAACGACGGCCGTGGGGCCCGGGCCCTGGTGCACTTCGGCAAGAAGGTCGGCAACGCCTTCTGGTCCCCCAACTGCGGCTGCATGCTCTACGGCGACGGTGACGGCCGGACGTTCGCCAAGCCGCTGGTCGTCCTGGACGTCACCGGCCATGAGCTCTCCCATGGCGTGGTCGACGCGACCGCCAACCTCCAGCCCACCCGGGTGGACATCGAGGGCAACCAGTTCGGTGAGCCCGGCTCGCTCAACGAGTCGCTGGCGGACATCTTCGGCAGCGCGGTCGAGTTCGCGACCAACAACCCGAAGAACCCGCCGAACTACCTGATGGGCGAGAAGCTCGGTCTCGACCAGAAGTTCCTGCGCCGCCTGGACAAGCCGTCCCTCGACAAGCTCGAAGGCACGGTCGACTACTGGTCGAAGGCGTCCTACGACACCGAGGTGCACGCCGGTTCCGGCGTCTCCTCGCACGCCTACTACCTGCTCGCCGAGGGCAGCGGGAAGAAGACCATCGGCGGGGTCGCCTACAACTCCCCCACCGTGGACGGCTCCAAGGTGACCGGCATCGGCCGGACGAAGGCGACGGCGATCTTCTACCGGGCACTCACCCGGTACATGGTCTCCACGACCGACTTCCACGACGCCCGGACCGCGACCCTGCGCGCGGCCAAGGACATGTACGGCGCCAAGAGCACCGAGTACAAGACGGTGGACAAGGCCTGGGCGGCCGTGAATGTGAAGGCTTCCAACAAGCCTTCCGGCAAGCACTGA
- a CDS encoding nucleotidyl transferase AbiEii/AbiGii toxin family protein — MTGTEETDTGAQWRAIRYGPWEDTVVVPRARPDEATRADMDLPATLLPVPDDGVVQRPVFDPAATHHAFGMRLGEPSFADPSVGARWYEARRHALHHVLTALAQSPWAGHLVLRGSMLLKSWFGDAAREPGDLDFVVVPETWQLTDERTEQMLDGIAAAAGALSHRGGPVRLDAPAAVRDEIWSYDRVPGRRLVIPWTAEAEGVPGGSVQLDFVFTERLPAPAEPAEISGPPGTAPVVIQAATRALSLAWKVLWLVSDAHPEAKDLYDAVLLAESTELPHALLREVFRGVDGGSFDRHPVLLESLYGFGGEWSELRKEYPDRGGIADPDPWVEHRHIQRLVTALAPTFALEDGSGESAAYRQRAAWFASLTAECAEIRAERGIGAVQNLLVERWVAFENAVVITRELAGRDRCALRDAAAVVEAFRRDHPSLDRRPWLLADPDETVRQLGEEGTGT, encoded by the coding sequence ATGACGGGAACCGAGGAGACGGATACGGGGGCACAGTGGCGGGCGATCCGCTACGGACCGTGGGAGGACACGGTGGTCGTGCCCCGGGCCCGGCCCGATGAGGCGACGCGCGCGGACATGGATCTGCCGGCCACCCTTCTGCCCGTACCGGACGACGGGGTGGTGCAGCGCCCGGTGTTCGACCCCGCGGCCACCCATCATGCCTTCGGGATGCGCCTGGGCGAGCCGAGCTTCGCGGACCCGTCGGTCGGCGCGCGCTGGTACGAGGCACGGCGGCACGCCCTGCATCATGTGCTGACCGCCCTCGCGCAGTCCCCGTGGGCCGGGCATCTGGTCCTGCGCGGCAGCATGCTGCTGAAGTCGTGGTTCGGGGACGCGGCGCGCGAGCCGGGCGATCTCGACTTCGTCGTGGTGCCGGAGACCTGGCAGCTCACCGACGAGCGTACGGAGCAGATGCTGGACGGGATCGCCGCCGCGGCCGGGGCACTGTCCCACCGCGGCGGTCCGGTACGGCTGGACGCACCGGCCGCGGTCCGCGACGAGATCTGGTCCTACGACCGGGTCCCGGGCCGGCGGCTGGTCATCCCGTGGACCGCCGAGGCCGAGGGCGTACCGGGCGGAAGCGTGCAGCTCGACTTCGTCTTCACCGAGCGCCTGCCCGCGCCCGCGGAGCCGGCCGAGATCAGCGGGCCGCCGGGCACCGCACCGGTGGTGATCCAGGCGGCGACCCGTGCGCTCTCCCTCGCCTGGAAGGTGCTCTGGCTGGTCAGCGACGCACACCCGGAGGCCAAGGACCTCTACGACGCCGTCCTGCTCGCGGAGTCCACCGAGCTGCCCCACGCCCTGCTGCGCGAGGTGTTCCGGGGCGTGGACGGGGGCTCCTTCGACCGGCATCCGGTGCTGCTGGAGAGCCTTTACGGGTTCGGCGGCGAATGGTCCGAGCTCCGCAAGGAGTACCCGGACCGCGGCGGGATCGCCGACCCGGACCCCTGGGTGGAGCACCGGCACATCCAGCGTCTGGTGACGGCGCTGGCGCCCACCTTCGCCCTGGAGGACGGCAGTGGCGAGTCCGCCGCATACCGGCAACGGGCCGCCTGGTTCGCGTCGCTCACCGCGGAGTGCGCGGAGATCCGCGCCGAGCGGGGCATCGGGGCGGTGCAGAACCTGCTGGTGGAGCGCTGGGTGGCATTCGAGAACGCGGTCGTCATCACCCGGGAGCTGGCCGGCCGTGACCGCTGTGCCCTGCGGGACGCGGCGGCCGTGGTGGAGGCGTTCCGCCGGGACCATCCGTCGCTCGACCGGCGGCCCTGGCTGCTCGCCGACCCGGACGAGACGGTGCGGCAGCTCGGCGAGGAAGGGACCGGGACGTAG
- a CDS encoding MFS transporter, whose product MIIDRTSGTRRLGYPAAAGVFAVGMAGTTLPTSLYGLYRAQLGFSELIVTVVFAVYALGVITVLLLAGNVSDEVGRRPVLLCALALSAASALCFVFEGGLPMLLLGRVLSGFAAGLFSGAATAAVLELARPGQEAHAGFAATAANMGGLGCGPLLSGLLAQYAPWPLVLPFLVHLLLVAGAAGVTWFLPETVGTPHRLHRLRPQGLRLPPEVRGVFTPAAVAAFAGFALLGLFTAVAPSFVADTLGDHNLAVAGLIVFTVFLGSTAGQSLTERIGVRRALPGGCLVLVLGLLLVATSLAVTSLPLLVIGAVCGGVGQGLAFRAGLTAVGRAAPPAHRGGTISAFFLVAYLGISLPVVGVGALTLVLGLRGAGLTFSACLIVLAVAVGLYVLRHPPADEN is encoded by the coding sequence ATGATCATCGATCGCACGAGCGGTACTCGGCGGCTCGGCTATCCGGCAGCGGCGGGTGTGTTCGCCGTCGGCATGGCCGGGACGACCCTGCCCACCTCGCTGTACGGGCTCTACCGCGCCCAGCTCGGCTTCTCCGAGCTGATCGTGACCGTGGTCTTCGCCGTGTACGCCCTCGGGGTGATCACGGTGCTGCTGCTCGCCGGCAATGTCTCCGACGAGGTGGGCCGGCGGCCGGTGTTGCTGTGCGCGCTGGCGCTGTCGGCGGCGAGCGCGCTGTGTTTCGTGTTCGAGGGCGGGCTGCCGATGCTGCTGCTCGGCCGGGTGCTGTCCGGCTTCGCCGCCGGGTTGTTCAGCGGCGCCGCCACCGCGGCCGTGCTGGAGCTCGCCCGGCCCGGCCAGGAAGCGCATGCGGGGTTCGCCGCCACCGCAGCGAACATGGGCGGCCTCGGCTGCGGCCCGTTGCTGTCCGGGCTGCTGGCCCAGTACGCGCCGTGGCCGCTGGTGCTGCCCTTTCTGGTGCATCTCCTCCTGGTGGCCGGGGCGGCCGGGGTGACCTGGTTCCTGCCGGAGACCGTCGGCACTCCGCACCGCCTCCACCGGCTGCGGCCCCAGGGCCTGCGGCTCCCGCCCGAGGTGCGGGGCGTCTTCACCCCCGCGGCCGTCGCCGCGTTCGCCGGCTTCGCCCTCCTGGGACTGTTCACCGCGGTCGCCCCGAGCTTCGTCGCCGATACTCTCGGGGACCACAATCTGGCCGTTGCCGGGTTGATCGTCTTCACGGTGTTCCTCGGCTCCACCGCCGGACAGTCGCTGACGGAACGGATCGGCGTCCGCCGAGCGCTGCCGGGCGGCTGCCTGGTGCTGGTGCTGGGCCTCCTGCTGGTGGCCACCTCGCTGGCGGTGACCTCCCTGCCGCTGCTGGTCATCGGCGCGGTGTGCGGCGGCGTCGGCCAGGGCCTGGCGTTCCGGGCCGGGCTGACCGCGGTGGGCCGCGCGGCGCCGCCCGCGCACCGCGGCGGCACCATCTCGGCCTTCTTCCTCGTCGCCTATCTCGGCATCTCGCTGCCCGTGGTCGGCGTCGGTGCCCTCACCCTGGTGCTCGGCCTGCGCGGCGCGGGCCTGACCTTCTCCGCCTGTCTCATCGTGCTCGCCGTCGCCGTCGGCCTCTACGTCCTGCGGCACCCGCCGGCCGACGAGAACTGA
- a CDS encoding MarR family winged helix-turn-helix transcriptional regulator → MSKGTVHDCDRAAPEVTASSGLEDAAAGLGTEIVRFSRLIAAWKQRAKGDGGAADRVLLARLVVGGDQRATDLAADAFLDLSTVSRQVRSLVERGLVTRRPDPEDRRGSLLAATEAGRAAFAHYRGQRDAELAALLEPWSPQDRADLIRLLGRLNEDMAERQHTRLGPGGDQGATVEQGELRT, encoded by the coding sequence ATGAGTAAGGGCACGGTCCATGACTGCGACCGGGCTGCCCCTGAGGTCACGGCCTCGTCGGGGCTGGAGGACGCCGCCGCCGGGCTGGGAACGGAGATCGTCCGCTTCTCACGGCTGATCGCGGCCTGGAAGCAGCGGGCCAAGGGTGACGGCGGCGCCGCCGACCGGGTGCTGCTGGCCAGGCTGGTGGTCGGCGGGGATCAGCGGGCGACCGATCTGGCCGCCGATGCGTTCCTCGATCTGTCGACCGTCAGCCGGCAGGTGCGCTCGCTGGTGGAGCGGGGCCTGGTGACCCGCCGCCCGGACCCGGAGGACCGCCGCGGGTCGCTGCTGGCCGCGACCGAGGCGGGGCGTGCCGCGTTCGCGCACTACCGCGGTCAGCGCGACGCGGAACTGGCCGCCCTCCTCGAACCGTGGTCGCCCCAGGACCGGGCCGACCTGATCCGGCTGCTCGGCCGTCTCAACGAGGACATGGCAGAACGACAACACACACGGCTGGGTCCCGGGGGAGACCAGGGCGCCACCGTGGAGCAGGGAGAGCTACGTACATGA
- a CDS encoding cytochrome P450: protein MTTLPQPPDILSPHFAADPYPAYRVLREHYPVFHDPGTDSFLLSRYEDVSRAFRDPVFTGDNYEWQLEPAHGGRTLPQMSGREHAVRRALVAPAFRGRELREKFLPVIERNARELIDTFRDAAETDLVARFATRFPINVIVDMLGLDRADHDRIHDWYGSVVGFLANLAQDPEIAEAGLRAGRELADYLLPVIHERRSAPGDDLLSMLCTAEVEGTRMNDQDITAFVSLLLSAGGETTDKALAALFRNLLCHPDQLAAVRADRSLIPAAFAETLRFTPPVQMIMRQTAAEVSLSGGTIPAGATVTCLIGSANRDERHYTAPDTFHVLRDDLTPTTAFSAAAQHVAFGLGRHFCVGALLARAEVEIAVNQLLDAFPAMDFADGTPPTDAGVFTRGPEQLRVRLVPADDRARASEG, encoded by the coding sequence GTGACCACTCTCCCGCAGCCGCCCGACATCCTGTCACCGCACTTCGCGGCGGACCCCTACCCCGCGTACCGCGTTCTGCGGGAGCACTACCCCGTCTTTCACGACCCGGGCACCGACAGTTTTCTGCTCTCGCGGTACGAGGACGTGTCCCGGGCCTTCCGCGATCCGGTGTTCACCGGCGACAACTACGAATGGCAGCTCGAACCGGCGCACGGCGGCCGGACGCTGCCCCAGATGAGCGGCCGTGAGCACGCCGTACGCCGGGCCCTGGTGGCCCCCGCCTTCCGGGGCCGGGAGCTGCGGGAGAAGTTTCTGCCGGTCATCGAGCGCAATGCACGGGAGCTGATCGACACCTTCCGCGACGCGGCGGAGACCGATCTCGTGGCGCGGTTCGCGACCCGCTTCCCCATCAACGTCATCGTCGACATGCTGGGGCTGGACCGGGCCGACCACGACCGCATCCACGACTGGTACGGCTCCGTCGTCGGCTTCCTGGCCAATCTGGCCCAGGACCCCGAGATCGCGGAGGCCGGCCTGCGCGCCGGCCGGGAGCTCGCCGACTACCTCCTCCCGGTCATCCACGAACGGCGGTCCGCCCCCGGCGACGATCTGCTCTCCATGCTCTGCACCGCCGAGGTCGAGGGCACCAGGATGAACGACCAGGACATCACGGCGTTCGTCAGCCTGTTGCTCTCGGCCGGCGGCGAGACCACGGACAAGGCCCTGGCCGCGCTGTTCCGCAATCTGCTGTGCCACCCGGACCAGTTGGCCGCCGTACGCGCCGACCGGTCGCTGATCCCCGCGGCCTTCGCCGAAACGCTGCGCTTCACACCACCGGTGCAGATGATCATGCGTCAGACCGCCGCCGAAGTATCCCTCAGCGGTGGCACCATCCCCGCGGGCGCCACCGTCACCTGTCTGATCGGCTCCGCGAACCGCGATGAGCGCCACTACACCGCGCCGGACACCTTCCATGTCCTCCGCGACGATCTGACGCCCACCACCGCCTTCAGCGCCGCCGCCCAGCACGTCGCCTTCGGCCTCGGCCGGCACTTCTGCGTGGGTGCGCTCCTGGCCAGGGCCGAGGTGGAGATCGCCGTCAATCAGCTGCTCGACGCGTTCCCCGCGATGGACTTCGCGGACGGTACGCCGCCCACCGACGCGGGGGTTTTCACCCGCGGGCCGGAGCAGCTGCGGGTGCGGCTGGTGCCGGCGGACGACCGGGCCCGGGCGAGCGAGGGCTGA
- a CDS encoding PPOX class F420-dependent oxidoreductase, whose amino-acid sequence MHLPPELLALLRRPSPCFLATSMPDGSPQLTQTWVDTDGEHVLINSVRTHVKTRNIARDPRVAVAVSDPDHPARYFQVRGRVIATTTEGAAEHIEQLAQKYLGKPYPWYGGRDEERVLFVIAPESISGTG is encoded by the coding sequence GTGCACCTTCCCCCTGAACTTCTCGCGCTGCTGCGCCGGCCGAGCCCCTGCTTTCTGGCCACCTCGATGCCCGACGGCTCCCCGCAGCTGACCCAGACCTGGGTCGACACCGACGGCGAGCATGTGCTGATCAACAGCGTCCGGACCCATGTGAAGACCCGGAACATCGCACGCGACCCCCGGGTGGCCGTCGCCGTCTCCGACCCGGACCACCCCGCGCGCTACTTCCAGGTGCGCGGCCGGGTGATCGCGACCACGACCGAGGGCGCGGCCGAGCACATCGAGCAGCTCGCCCAGAAGTACCTCGGTAAGCCCTATCCCTGGTACGGGGGCCGCGACGAGGAGCGGGTGCTCTTCGTCATCGCGCCGGAGAGCATCAGCGGCACGGGGTAG
- a CDS encoding DMT family transporter gives MTTWPAVLFALLAAASNALATVLQRRAARTVPLSAGLRLGLLVDLLHRAVWLGGMLAVVAAACFQALALSQGALSVVQPLFVLELPLALLIGRVLLGGRIPRSGWVGVALLVVGLGSALAAAAPTIGTTHAPFDRWVPALAVCAAVIVTAVGAAIRRGAGGVRAACFAGATAVGYALTAAMLKDATHAWQTGGPAAFFSTWQTYGFALTGVLAIFLLENAMQSGPLTASQPVLTLGDALLSLSLGVTLFDERVRTGWWLLPEAVGVALVLWGAMLLSRVALARDLTGTQDEAPTAVREGTGPGPADI, from the coding sequence GTGACCACGTGGCCCGCCGTACTGTTCGCACTGCTCGCGGCGGCCAGCAACGCGCTGGCCACGGTCCTCCAGCGCCGGGCCGCCCGTACGGTCCCGCTCTCCGCCGGACTGCGCCTGGGGCTGCTGGTCGACCTGCTGCACCGGGCCGTCTGGCTCGGCGGGATGCTCGCGGTCGTCGCCGCGGCCTGCTTCCAGGCGCTGGCGCTGTCCCAGGGGGCGCTGTCGGTGGTGCAGCCGCTCTTCGTCCTCGAACTGCCCCTCGCCCTGCTCATCGGACGCGTCCTCCTCGGCGGACGGATCCCCCGCTCCGGCTGGGTCGGGGTGGCGCTGCTCGTCGTCGGTCTCGGCTCCGCCCTCGCCGCCGCCGCGCCCACCATCGGCACCACCCACGCCCCCTTCGACCGCTGGGTGCCCGCGCTGGCGGTCTGCGCCGCGGTGATCGTCACGGCCGTCGGTGCCGCGATCCGGCGCGGGGCGGGCGGTGTACGGGCCGCCTGCTTCGCCGGGGCGACCGCGGTCGGCTACGCCCTCACGGCGGCCATGCTGAAGGACGCCACGCATGCCTGGCAGACCGGCGGCCCCGCCGCGTTCTTCAGCACCTGGCAGACCTATGGCTTCGCCCTGACCGGCGTGCTGGCCATCTTCCTGCTGGAGAACGCCATGCAGTCGGGCCCGCTGACCGCCTCGCAGCCGGTCCTCACGCTCGGCGACGCGCTGCTGAGCCTGTCGCTGGGCGTCACCCTCTTCGACGAACGGGTACGGACCGGCTGGTGGCTGCTGCCCGAGGCGGTGGGCGTCGCGCTGGTCCTGTGGGGCGCGATGCTGCTCTCCCGTGTGGCGCTGGCCCGGGACCTGACAGGTACTCAGGACGAGGCGCCGACAGCCGTCCGCGAGGGTACGGGGCCCGGGCCGGCGGACATCTGA
- a CDS encoding PP2C family protein-serine/threonine phosphatase, which translates to MPSLAPRWPRYVEFAPSVLVAGGLVWDAFSPADYWGDPMLTAASVMAGALLSLRHTLAIGAAIVGGVFALTVKDGTAGDIVGYLELINTLFAALMGVGVNRVIARHGRHLDVVRSVAEAAQRAVLPAPPERIGPLAVAARYQAAQSEARIGGDAYAVQRTPFGVRLLIADVRGKGLGAVGAVSVLLGAFREAAEEEPDLATLADRMERALLRESEHTSEEDRLEGFITALLCEVLPGAAGLRMLNCGHPSPYLCHDDEVRVLEAGDPGLPLGMGTLGVDRTLPADRPFPAGSTLLLITDGVTEARDATGRFYDPAAQLAGHGPFRGPQDVIDRLVRDVERWTGGPRDDDMAVLAVTRQMAGGMRAPHRGSSPVR; encoded by the coding sequence ATGCCCTCCCTCGCCCCCCGATGGCCCCGATACGTCGAGTTCGCTCCGAGCGTCCTGGTCGCCGGAGGGCTCGTCTGGGACGCGTTCTCACCGGCCGACTACTGGGGCGACCCGATGCTGACGGCCGCCAGCGTGATGGCCGGTGCGCTGCTCTCCCTGCGGCACACCCTCGCCATCGGCGCCGCCATCGTCGGCGGCGTCTTCGCGCTGACCGTGAAGGATGGCACAGCTGGCGACATCGTGGGCTATCTGGAGCTCATCAACACCCTCTTCGCCGCGCTCATGGGGGTCGGCGTCAACCGGGTGATCGCCCGCCACGGACGCCATCTGGACGTGGTGCGTTCGGTGGCGGAGGCCGCCCAGCGTGCCGTGCTGCCCGCACCGCCGGAACGTATCGGCCCGCTGGCCGTCGCCGCCCGCTACCAGGCCGCCCAGAGCGAGGCCCGGATCGGCGGCGACGCCTATGCCGTCCAGCGGACCCCGTTCGGCGTCCGGCTGCTGATCGCCGATGTGCGCGGCAAGGGGCTGGGCGCGGTGGGCGCGGTGTCGGTGCTGCTGGGCGCGTTCCGCGAGGCCGCCGAGGAGGAGCCGGACCTCGCGACGCTGGCCGACCGGATGGAGCGCGCCCTGCTGCGGGAGAGCGAGCACACCTCCGAGGAGGACCGGCTGGAGGGCTTCATCACGGCCCTGCTCTGCGAAGTCCTCCCGGGGGCCGCGGGCCTGCGGATGCTGAACTGCGGCCACCCCTCGCCCTACCTCTGCCACGACGACGAGGTACGCGTCCTGGAGGCCGGTGATCCGGGGCTGCCGCTGGGGATGGGCACGCTGGGCGTGGACCGGACCCTCCCGGCCGACCGGCCGTTCCCGGCGGGCAGCACCCTGCTGCTGATCACCGATGGCGTGACGGAGGCCCGCGACGCCACCGGCCGCTTCTACGATCCCGCGGCACAGCTGGCGGGCCACGGCCCGTTCCGGGGGCCACAGGACGTGATCGACCGCTTGGTGCGGGACGTCGAGCGCTGGACCGGCGGCCCGCGCGACGACGATATGGCGGTGCTCGCGGTCACCCGGCAGATGGCGGGCGGGATGCGGGCCCCGCACAGGGGGAGCAGCCCCGTCCGCTGA